GGGTGACCGAAGCGCGGTGTCGCGAAAGCGGGCTCGGCCTGCTCGTAGTCGCCGTGCAGCGAGATCGAGGTCATGTCCCAGTGCAGGCGCGCCGCGTCCAGGCCGAACGCCTCGATCGTGGCCAGCCCGACCGACCCGGCCAGTTGCTCCAGATGCGGGGCGATGGCATCCAGCGCGCGGCCGATCCGGTCATCGTTGAGCAGTTCGGGATCGGTCCCGAACGCCTCACCCACCGCCCAGGCGCGCGCCCAGTCCTGCACGTGCACCAGCGGGGCGGGCGAGGTCAGCCGGTTGGCCACCAGCACCTCGATCACCTGCCCGTGAGTCAGCTGCGCGACATCGCGCACCGGACAGGCCGCATCCACCAGCTCCCGGATCCGCAACCGTGAGCAGAACCCGGCCACCACCGGTAATGCCCCGAGCATCTTCTCGATACTGGCCTGGCCCCACTGCGCACGCTGTCTCACCAGCCAGGTCATACCGCGACAACGATCACCACAGCAACCCGGCGATCTTCACTTACCTCTACGTGCGGAAAACGGGGCTAGCCCTCCCGCCCGGCCTCGTAAGCCTCGCGCAGGACCGAGGCCAGCTCGTCGGCCAGCTCCGCGCTGGCGGCCACCACCCCGCTCCACCGCCTGGTCAGATCGGTGTCCAGCACCACCGCCCGCCCGAACACGTCCCTGACCGCCCCGCCCGCCGCCTCGGCCAGCACGACGGAGGCGGCGATGTCCACCAGCCGGTGCGTGTCGGTGGCGGCGTCGGCGAAGGCGTCGGTGGCGCCCTGGGCCACGAGGGCGCCCTCCAGGCAGCTCGTGCTGAGTATCCGCACGCGCGCCGCCCGCCGCGCCACCTCCCACCAGGCGGAGCTGGCTCCCGGGTTGGCCGGGTGGGGCCGCAGGAGGGAGACGGCGGCGCCCGCGAGCGCCGTGCGGCCGCTCGTCCGCAGCGGCGACGGCACGCCCGCCCGGGCCCACCAGCTCCGCCCGGTCTCCAGCCACACGGTCAGCGCCTCGGTGAAGACGCCGTCCTCGGCCACGGCCGCCGAGAAGGCCGACAGGGGGACGCCGGCGGCGGCGTTGGCCGAGCCGTCCACCGGATCCATGACCAGGGTG
The nucleotide sequence above comes from Nonomuraea gerenzanensis. Encoded proteins:
- a CDS encoding inositol monophosphatase family protein codes for the protein MSGTAGGEGTAMAGGRGWGAGVPGEAHPALAAAASAALEAYTAATAEHDRATLAAVVADGADGTPTMRIDVLVEDAILAALSRHPVNVLTEETGWVDHGSALTLVMDPVDGSANAAAGVPLSAFSAAVAEDGVFTEALTVWLETGRSWWARAGVPSPLRTSGRTALAGAAVSLLRPHPANPGASSAWWEVARRAARVRILSTSCLEGALVAQGATDAFADAATDTHRLVDIAASVVLAEAAGGAVRDVFGRAVVLDTDLTRRWSGVVAASAELADELASVLREAYEAGREG